The Naumovozyma dairenensis CBS 421 chromosome 8, complete genome genomic sequence cactCTTTTTCCATAATGATTGATTGAAATCATTAGCAGCTATAACTTTCCCCTTTATCAAAGCCATAGGCAGGGCATTATAACTCCTTGAATCCAAAGAATGTGAAAGATTATCACCAGTAATCCAAACATGACCCTTTGGCACTTGAATATAATCGCATTCATCACTACTAGGATCGATCCGTATGAAATCACCAGGCATTCCAGTAATTCTTTTACATATTCGATGATTGGGATCTGTTGGTTTTACAGCAACTATAACATCCCCCATTTCACAATGATCACCATCTCTACATCGTTTGGATACATGGACGTAATCATTGGATGCGGATAAGGTCGGGATCATGGATTCTCCTTTCGTTTCTGTGAATTCATAGATATAGGTATGTGAAATGTGAAGGGTGCAAAGTGCCCTTATTATCGTCGTTGTCGAGGTGAAAActcttgaaaaaattgacgCCGACATTCCCAATCTTATTTACTTCACAGAATCTAGTGATTTGTCGCTTGGAGATATAATTAAGACCCGCTGTGTGTGTTTGCCTTTTCCTTTTGGTTGTGGATAAAGTCTATCATATCAATTGGCAGGAAGTTTTTGTTAAATTTGCCAACACAACTAAAGGTTCAATTCTTTCTCCTGCTACTTTGGTGAAGTTCTATGGCGGCGCTACCAAAAATGGATCAATATTTCTCATTTCAATGTATATCTAATTTATAGGATTATGATCCATTCTGGAATTTAGTATATCGCGAGCATATATTACTTCATGAATATTGCAAGTCATTTTCTGTATTTTCTGGCGTTAACTCAactcttattattattttctattcatttatttaaaaaaaatacgtAGTTTGGCCCGTTATATAAACTCCGCGGAGTTCAAGTTGTTgttcatatatatactcCGTGGACCCTAATGCTGCAACTTGcaagagaaaaattaagGGTGGCCGTTTTATCCTTTATCAAAGTAATACAATATAACCTACTAAGTTCCCATTTGAATTACCCCGTATCTAGGGAAGTAATTACTATTTCAGAGTTGCATACCAGTATTATCTCCGCTAATACTTAGCTCTGTTAGTAGATCTGTTTATTTGCCACAACTTGATATTAAACGTACCCaaaaaaccaaaaattttttttgaactAGAAAAAATGACAAATATCGTAACAAGGAAATCCGTCACATTCATAAACAATCAAACCCCACCAACAATCACTAAATCCACTTTGGATTTGGATACATGTTACAACGATAATGAAATTGTCATTGAGGTCCATGCCGCATCTATAAATCCAATTGATGTTGGTCTTCATGAACTTGCATTTGCCAAAATATCCACTTCAAAGGCAAAAGGGTATGGTCAAGATTATAGTGGTGTTATTATTCGCAAAGGTGTTAAAGTGGCTCCTATCTGGGACATTGGGGATAATGTGAACGGTATGTATGCTCATGCTTATGGAGGACAAGGTACATTGAGTAATTATGTAATTTTGAATCCATCTAGACAATCTGCTATTGGTCATATTGTACCCTCTAATGATATCGTACAGGAAAAAGGTGATCCTACTGTTGCTAAAAagaatgatgaatttgttAAGAGTGCTTCCTGGCCACTCGTGTTTGGGACAGcttattattcattattaggTCAAGGTCAGGTTTGGAATAAAAACTCAATGATTTTGGTTTATGG encodes the following:
- the IMP1 gene encoding endopeptidase catalytic subunit IMP1 (similar to Saccharomyces cerevisiae IMP1 (YMR150C); ancestral locus Anc_2.374), with amino-acid sequence MSASIFSRVFTSTTTIIRALCTLHISHTYIYEFTETKGESMIPTLSASNDYVHVSKRCRDGDHCEMGDVIVAVKPTDPNHRICKRITGMPGDFIRIDPSSDECDYIQVPKGHVWITGDNLSHSLDSRSYNALPMALIKGKVIAANDFNQSLWKKSEKYGYFGFRKITNNYINE